The region AAAACTTGGCGGCCCGGACCTCGCGGTCGCGATCTGGGACGCAATCGAAGCGAAATTGCGCGCGGGCTTGCCATCCAGCGCAGCTGCGCCCACATTAGGCCAGGGAAAAGAGGTTCCGGAAACCCCGGAGAAGCCGGGGAATTTTCGCTCCTCCCCATCTGTTCGGACTTAATGAACGCATTGCTTGATACACAGTCGCCGGTCCGGCATCGGCGCCAACGGATAAGCTTGCCGCAAGGAGCCTACTTCCCGCGGGCGGTGTTGCACGTCAAAATCGCCACGCTCCACGCGGAGGGTAAGCCGCCCCAAGACGTGCGCAAGCAAGTGGTTGCTCTCTTTCGCGAGGCCTTGGATCACGGGCGCAAACTGGCCCAGACTGCGTTTCTGGCGGACGGCGGCGGCCTCGCCTGCGCTACCCGTTTGGCGCAAATCGAGGATGCTCTGATCCGCGAAATTTTTGATTATGTCACCACTTACGTTTATCCAGCGCCGGCGAGCCCCGCCCCGGAAGATTTCGTGATCGCGGCAGTTGGAGGCTATGGCAGGGCCACCCTCGCGCCAGGATCGGACATCGATCTTCTGTTTCTCCTATCCCCAAGTTCGCGTCAGTGCGGCGAACGGATCGCCGAGGCGATTCTCTATATGCTTTGGGATCTTGGTCAAAAAGTCGGCCATTCGACGCGCACGGTCAAGGAGTGCTTGGCTCAGGCACGCGACGACATGACGGTCCGCACCGCGCTCCTCGAAGCCCGATTGATCCTCGGGGCGCCGCCTTTATTCGAAAGCATGCGGGCACGCTTCGAACGCGAGATCGTGCAATCGACGGCAAGTCAATTCGTCACGGCCAAACTCGCCGAACGCGACGCCCGCATCGCCCTGGCGGGCCGCTCCCGCTATCTCGTCGAGCCAAATGTCAAAAACGGAAAAGGTGGCCTGCGCGATCTCAATACTCTGTTTTGGATCGCCAAATATGTCTACCGGCTGCGGGAAGCGACCGATCTCGTTGGCGCTGGCGTGTTCTCCCGTTCCGAATACCGGTTGTTCCGCCGTTGCGAGGAGTTTTTGTGGAGAGTGCGCTGCCATCTGCATTTTCTGACGGGCAGACCGGAAGAACGGTTGAGCTTCGACCACCAGCGCCAGATCGCCGGACTCCTCGGCTATTCGGAGCGCAGCGGACTGGCAAGCGTCGAACGGTTCATGAAACATTATTTTCTGGTCGCCAAGGATGTCGGCGATCTGACCGCGATCGTCTGCGCGGCACTCGAGGAAAGGCAAGCAAAGCCTTCCCCGAGATTGGCCCGATTTTCGCCCTTCCGGCGCAAGCAGGAGGCCATCGCAACCGGCGATTTCGAAGTCGAAAATGGCCGCGTCACGGTCACCGGGCCGGAGGTTTTTGCCCGCGATCCCATCAATCTGATCCGGCTATTTTCGGTTGCCGACCGCAATGGTCTTGCCATTCATCCAGACGCGACCCGGCACGTCACGCGCGCCCTCAAGCTTGTCAACGCGAAGCTTCGCGCCAACCCGGAAGCCAACCGCCTGTTTCTCGGCATATTGACGTCCCGCAACGAGCCGGAAATCGTTCTGCGGCTGATGAATGAAGCCGGCGTGCTTGGCCGCTTCATTCCCGAATTCGGGCGCATCGTCGCGCTCATGCAATTCAACATGTACCATCATTATACGGTCGATGAGCATCTTTTGCGCGCCGTCGGCAATCTCGCTGAGATCGAAGCGCAACGAGTTGCCACCGAACTTCCTTTGGCGAGCGAGATTTTGCCAACGATCGCCAACCGGAGAGCG is a window of Methylocapsa sp. D3K7 DNA encoding:
- a CDS encoding [protein-PII] uridylyltransferase → MNALLDTQSPVRHRRQRISLPQGAYFPRAVLHVKIATLHAEGKPPQDVRKQVVALFREALDHGRKLAQTAFLADGGGLACATRLAQIEDALIREIFDYVTTYVYPAPASPAPEDFVIAAVGGYGRATLAPGSDIDLLFLLSPSSRQCGERIAEAILYMLWDLGQKVGHSTRTVKECLAQARDDMTVRTALLEARLILGAPPLFESMRARFEREIVQSTASQFVTAKLAERDARIALAGRSRYLVEPNVKNGKGGLRDLNTLFWIAKYVYRLREATDLVGAGVFSRSEYRLFRRCEEFLWRVRCHLHFLTGRPEERLSFDHQRQIAGLLGYSERSGLASVERFMKHYFLVAKDVGDLTAIVCAALEERQAKPSPRLARFSPFRRKQEAIATGDFEVENGRVTVTGPEVFARDPINLIRLFSVADRNGLAIHPDATRHVTRALKLVNAKLRANPEANRLFLGILTSRNEPEIVLRLMNEAGVLGRFIPEFGRIVALMQFNMYHHYTVDEHLLRAVGNLAEIEAQRVATELPLASEILPTIANRRAMFLALFLHDIAKGRLEDHSSAGVAVARTLCPRLGLTEAETETVAWLVENHLVMSDTAQRRDLSDSKTIATFASLVQTLERLKMLFVLTVCDIRAVGPGVWNNWKAELLRTLYWETEVVLAGGHSAIDRKERVAKAREQLRQALPEWSSLDFDAYAARLPQAYWLKATLEQKLLHAKNLNMTEVEAPAPMTHIRTDPERGVTELTIIAPDHARLLSIIAGACAATGANIVDAQVFTTADGMAVDTIFVSRAFRYDEDELRRAGNIVLAIERSLSGQVRLQDLIAARTPQAGPDRSVFRIHPEVSIDNTLSNRFTVLEVTGLDRPGLLYELTAILSRLSLNIASAHIVTFGEKAADVFYVTDFTGEKITSAQKQESIRRSILRIFEPAREARPAPGMGAGGPSRPNTH